One Gordonia sp. SID5947 genomic region harbors:
- a CDS encoding helix-turn-helix domain-containing protein, whose amino-acid sequence MSEWPRPSARIRELLRRGAEIALNPPDEWIDEMHSAALGGVRMSTVADDPVLAEGARRTNLANMLHWAAANIHEPGRRVPVNLTADTLDTARDLVRRGLGESSLDSYRTAQSVAWRRWMDICFGLTDDPAELRELLELSSLSISTFIDDTVSAMSSRMEAERADLTRGTHAQRRETVALLLEGAPIPPARAQAQLGYRLSGPHTAAVIWSEAGSDAASDLEAVADTVTRATEQRERLTVVASAAALWIWLPTTVLPTIRTIREHPRVRVAFGRPGNDFDGFRRSHFQALATQRLVAQLASPQQVARHEDVRLVALLTTDPTATEEFLTDTLGELATADNDVIETVRTWISQQCNTSRTAEQLYAHRNTVIRRLARADELLPRPIAENLVDVAAALEILRWRPN is encoded by the coding sequence ATGTCTGAGTGGCCGAGACCGTCGGCGCGTATCCGAGAGCTGCTGAGGCGGGGCGCCGAGATCGCGCTGAACCCGCCGGACGAGTGGATCGACGAGATGCACTCGGCGGCCCTCGGCGGCGTCCGCATGAGTACCGTCGCCGACGACCCGGTGCTCGCCGAGGGCGCACGCCGCACCAACCTCGCCAACATGCTGCACTGGGCGGCCGCCAACATTCACGAACCCGGCCGTCGGGTGCCGGTGAACCTGACTGCAGACACCCTCGACACCGCACGCGACCTGGTACGACGCGGGCTCGGTGAATCCTCTCTGGACTCCTACCGGACGGCACAGTCAGTGGCGTGGCGCCGCTGGATGGACATCTGTTTCGGCCTCACCGACGACCCGGCCGAGCTGCGCGAACTGCTCGAGCTGTCGTCGTTGTCGATCTCGACGTTCATCGACGACACCGTCTCGGCGATGTCGTCGCGGATGGAGGCCGAGCGTGCCGACCTGACCCGGGGCACGCACGCCCAGCGCCGAGAGACGGTCGCACTACTCCTCGAGGGCGCACCGATCCCGCCGGCCCGCGCACAGGCGCAACTGGGCTACCGGCTGAGCGGCCCACACACCGCAGCGGTGATCTGGAGCGAAGCGGGCAGCGACGCGGCCAGCGATCTCGAGGCCGTCGCGGACACCGTGACCAGGGCGACCGAACAGCGGGAGAGACTCACCGTCGTGGCCAGCGCCGCCGCACTGTGGATCTGGCTGCCGACGACCGTTCTGCCGACGATCCGCACGATTCGCGAGCACCCACGGGTACGAGTGGCCTTCGGGCGACCCGGCAACGACTTCGACGGATTCCGCCGCAGTCACTTCCAGGCATTGGCCACCCAGCGCCTCGTCGCCCAGCTGGCGTCACCTCAGCAGGTGGCCCGCCACGAGGATGTCCGGCTGGTCGCCCTGCTGACCACCGACCCGACTGCCACCGAGGAGTTCCTCACCGACACCCTCGGCGAACTCGCCACCGCCGACAACGACGTGATCGAGACCGTGCGCACCTGGATCTCCCAGCAGTGCAACACCTCTCGCACCGCCGAACAACTCTATGCTCACCGCAACACCGTCATCCGCCGTCTGGCCCGCGCCGACGAACTCCTCCCCCGCCCGATCGCCGAGAACCTCGTGGACGTGGCCGCCGCGCTGGAGATCCTGCGCTGGCGGCCGAACTGA
- a CDS encoding FAD-dependent oxidoreductase: MSVTSDVAVIGAGIIGLSTAYHLARQGLSVTVYESGPPGRGQSAGQSRIFRHAHDDPRLIDLAIRAREQWRGWSEEFGAQLVSDDGSLALGDAAPRRAALLRQAGIPAEDLDSATVREILPALADYDGHAMFDPGGGSIHTRAAIEALSSRFAARVVNEQVISLHHRGDRVTVHAPTTLGEHGAVAVCAGRGTAALARGVGLALPVRLGAHVRVSFATRERVDRLPTLQDGSGVFGATGVYAAAYPDRSGFGLGLSDSVDAHDDGAIDDGPRLTQLASAAAEYVERALPGLDPTPRDVVHCWVTTLPWGDDGVGIWQADGVFAVAGHNLFKHAPVIGEAVATAVRDGRVPAGFAAGERLGAAQ; encoded by the coding sequence ATGTCCGTAACGTCCGATGTCGCCGTCATCGGAGCCGGGATCATCGGTCTGTCGACGGCCTACCACCTTGCTCGACAAGGCCTTTCGGTCACCGTGTACGAGTCCGGACCGCCCGGCAGGGGCCAGTCGGCCGGACAGTCGAGGATCTTCCGACACGCCCACGACGACCCACGCCTGATCGACTTGGCGATCCGGGCGCGTGAGCAGTGGCGAGGGTGGTCGGAGGAATTCGGCGCCCAGCTGGTATCCGACGACGGGTCGCTCGCGCTCGGTGATGCGGCGCCCCGCCGGGCGGCATTGCTCCGGCAGGCCGGTATCCCGGCCGAGGATCTCGACAGCGCAACCGTGCGCGAGATCCTTCCGGCGCTGGCCGACTACGACGGCCACGCGATGTTCGATCCCGGCGGCGGCTCCATCCACACCCGCGCCGCCATCGAGGCGTTGTCGTCGCGGTTCGCCGCCCGCGTCGTCAACGAGCAGGTGATCTCCCTTCACCATCGCGGTGATCGTGTCACCGTCCATGCTCCGACGACACTCGGTGAGCACGGCGCCGTCGCCGTCTGCGCCGGCCGCGGAACCGCGGCGCTCGCTCGTGGCGTCGGGTTGGCGTTGCCGGTGCGGCTGGGTGCACATGTGCGAGTGTCCTTCGCGACGCGCGAGCGTGTCGACCGTCTCCCGACGCTGCAGGACGGTAGCGGGGTGTTCGGGGCCACCGGTGTGTACGCGGCCGCGTATCCGGACCGTTCCGGCTTTGGCCTCGGGCTGTCGGACAGCGTCGATGCGCATGACGACGGGGCCATCGACGACGGACCTCGACTCACACAGTTGGCTTCCGCCGCAGCGGAATACGTGGAACGCGCGTTGCCGGGGCTGGACCCGACGCCTCGAGATGTGGTGCATTGCTGGGTCACCACCCTGCCCTGGGGTGACGACGGTGTGGGGATCTGGCAGGCGGACGGCGTGTTCGCGGTGGCCGGTCACAACCTGTTCAAGCATGCGCCGGTGATCGGAGAGGCCGTCGCGACCGCGGTCCGGGACGGACGGGTGCCTGCCGGGTTCGCCGCCGGCGAGCGCCTCGGCGCCGCGCAGTGA
- a CDS encoding NAD(P)/FAD-dependent oxidoreductase has protein sequence MTTSNTTENVDVLIVGAGISGIGAARYLITEQPAKSFTIVEARAAAGGTWDLFRYPGIRSDSDLHTFGYEFKPWTDKEAIADAPRILDYLHETIDENGLTDHIRYQHRVVSAAWSSDDARWLVEIDRADTGERTRISANWIFCGSGYYDYDEGFTPEFEGRERFQGQIVHPQHWPENLDYAGKRVVVIGSGATAVTLLPAMADDAAHITMLQRTPTYIIPLPREDAIANALKKALGDKRGYALTRQKNVAQQRLLFELCQRFPKVARRMIRKINASQLPEGYPVDEHFNPPYNPWDQRLCVVPDSDLFRTIRKGKASIVTDRIDTFTETGILLESGEELEADIVVTATGLNLKIIGGIDLTVDGRPVSMPDTVVYRGMMLSGVPNFALAIGYTNASWTLKIGLLCEYFCQLLGYMDSHEYDSVWAVADPAMPTRPLLDFGAGYVQRALSSLPKQGPEAPWVMSMSYYADRRLLRGDVADEHLHFSGARDRASASVGA, from the coding sequence GTGACAACTTCGAACACCACCGAGAACGTCGACGTCCTCATCGTCGGTGCCGGGATATCGGGTATCGGCGCAGCCCGATATCTGATCACCGAGCAACCCGCGAAGTCGTTCACGATCGTCGAGGCGCGTGCCGCCGCGGGTGGCACGTGGGACCTGTTCCGTTATCCGGGTATCCGCTCGGACTCGGACCTGCACACCTTCGGCTACGAGTTCAAGCCGTGGACGGACAAGGAGGCCATCGCCGATGCGCCGCGCATCCTCGACTACCTCCACGAGACGATCGACGAGAACGGGCTCACCGACCACATCCGGTATCAGCACCGGGTGGTGTCGGCGGCGTGGTCGTCCGACGACGCGCGCTGGCTGGTGGAGATCGACCGGGCGGATACCGGCGAACGGACGCGGATCAGCGCCAACTGGATCTTCTGCGGCTCCGGCTACTACGACTACGACGAAGGCTTCACCCCGGAATTCGAAGGGCGCGAACGGTTCCAGGGTCAGATCGTGCACCCGCAGCACTGGCCGGAGAACCTCGACTACGCGGGCAAACGGGTCGTGGTGATCGGCAGTGGTGCCACCGCCGTGACGTTGCTGCCCGCCATGGCCGACGATGCCGCGCACATCACCATGCTGCAGCGGACGCCGACCTACATCATCCCGCTGCCTCGTGAGGATGCGATCGCCAACGCCCTCAAGAAGGCCCTCGGCGACAAGCGCGGCTACGCGCTGACCCGCCAGAAGAACGTGGCCCAGCAACGACTGCTCTTCGAGTTGTGCCAACGGTTCCCGAAGGTCGCGCGGCGGATGATCCGCAAGATCAACGCATCTCAGCTACCCGAGGGCTACCCCGTCGACGAGCATTTCAATCCGCCGTACAACCCCTGGGATCAGCGTCTGTGCGTCGTGCCCGACTCCGACCTGTTCCGCACGATCCGCAAGGGCAAGGCGTCGATCGTGACGGATCGGATCGACACCTTCACCGAGACGGGGATACTTCTCGAGAGCGGCGAGGAACTCGAGGCCGACATCGTCGTCACGGCCACCGGCCTCAACCTCAAGATCATCGGTGGCATCGACCTGACCGTCGACGGGCGCCCGGTCTCGATGCCCGACACCGTTGTCTATCGCGGGATGATGCTCTCGGGGGTGCCCAATTTCGCTCTGGCGATCGGCTACACCAACGCGTCGTGGACGCTGAAGATCGGCCTTCTGTGTGAATACTTCTGTCAGCTCCTGGGCTACATGGACAGCCACGAATACGACAGCGTGTGGGCGGTCGCCGACCCGGCGATGCCGACGCGCCCGCTCCTCGATTTCGGCGCCGGTTATGTGCAGCGTGCGCTGTCGTCCCTGCCCAAACAGGGTCCGGAGGCGCCGTGGGTGATGTCGATGAGCTACTACGCCGATCGTCGGCTGCTGCGTGGGGATGTCGCGGACGAACACCTCCATTTCTCGGGTGCACGTGATCGTGCAAGTGCATCGGTCGGTGCCTGA